Proteins encoded within one genomic window of Companilactobacillus zhachilii:
- a CDS encoding SDR family oxidoreductase — protein sequence MNYLITGATGHLGGQIFKELIKLVPSTAVTAGVHTVSKAKHIAETGAGVAAIDFMKEETLVQAFTDKDVLIYIPSKSHDSFSRVSELENVIQAAQKAKVGHILAMGFIADQANNPFDLSAFYGYLPRRLASSGIPYTIVKNALYADPLVPYLPELIARQNVIYPMKDQALSFISLADSSKVFAKVAATKSLLIDGKIYTLTQEQNYTMPQLAEVLSKVSHAPIGYQPVSLKEFAELYNQGNEGHMLASMYDAGGKGLLNEISSDYQSIMGHPATSLFDFLTKEYQK from the coding sequence ATGAATTATTTAATTACTGGAGCAACAGGTCATTTGGGTGGTCAGATTTTTAAAGAATTAATCAAATTAGTTCCAAGTACAGCTGTAACTGCTGGTGTCCACACTGTTTCCAAAGCAAAACATATCGCTGAAACAGGTGCAGGGGTAGCTGCCATCGACTTTATGAAAGAAGAGACGTTGGTTCAGGCATTTACTGATAAGGATGTTTTGATCTACATCCCTAGTAAAAGTCATGACAGTTTTAGTCGTGTTAGTGAGTTGGAGAATGTCATTCAGGCGGCTCAAAAGGCAAAGGTAGGACATATTTTGGCGATGGGATTCATTGCTGATCAGGCAAACAATCCGTTTGATTTATCAGCTTTTTACGGCTATTTGCCAAGACGTTTAGCATCGAGTGGAATTCCGTATACAATTGTGAAGAATGCCTTATATGCTGATCCGTTAGTCCCTTACTTGCCAGAATTGATTGCACGTCAAAATGTTATTTATCCTATGAAAGACCAGGCCTTGTCGTTTATTAGTTTGGCCGATAGTTCAAAAGTATTTGCCAAAGTTGCCGCCACGAAGTCGCTATTGATTGATGGAAAAATTTATACTTTGACGCAAGAACAAAACTATACAATGCCACAATTGGCTGAAGTTTTGAGTAAAGTTAGTCATGCTCCAATCGGTTATCAACCAGTTAGTTTGAAAGAATTTGCTGAATTGTATAATCAAGGTAATGAAGGTCATATGCTAGCTTCAATGTATGATGCTGGAGGTAAAGGATTGTTGAACGAAATTAGTTCTGACTATCAGTCGATAATGGGGCATCCTGCAACGTCACTATTTGATTTTTTAACCAAGGAATATCAAAAATAG
- a CDS encoding B3/4 domain-containing protein: MQKIIIDQEFWDIFPEVEIAVMTAHDVDNHNDTNVPDNLIQDANEIAKKWVPDDPISANPVVKAWRDAYRKFKTKKGARNAVENLLKRAKNNKGVGNINPVVDVYNSVSLEYAFPIAAEDLDKIVGDVHLTVAKGGESFTPIGEDEVEEALPGEVVYRDDKDIISRCWAWRDSARVADTDDTKDLLFYMENIQPDRKDDHIAAANALKKRFHDYLNIDINDLTFLNKDNREFVFSK, from the coding sequence ATGCAAAAAATCATCATTGATCAAGAATTTTGGGATATTTTTCCTGAAGTTGAAATAGCCGTTATGACGGCACATGATGTTGACAATCATAACGATACGAATGTGCCTGATAATTTAATTCAAGATGCCAACGAAATCGCTAAAAAGTGGGTCCCTGACGACCCTATTAGTGCCAACCCAGTAGTTAAAGCCTGGCGTGATGCATACCGCAAATTCAAAACTAAAAAGGGTGCTCGTAACGCTGTCGAAAACTTATTAAAACGTGCCAAAAATAACAAAGGTGTCGGCAATATTAATCCTGTCGTGGACGTTTATAATTCAGTTTCACTTGAATATGCCTTCCCCATTGCAGCAGAAGACCTCGATAAAATTGTTGGCGATGTCCACTTAACTGTTGCTAAAGGTGGCGAAAGTTTTACACCAATTGGTGAAGACGAAGTTGAGGAAGCCCTACCCGGTGAAGTCGTCTATCGCGATGATAAAGATATCATTTCACGGTGCTGGGCTTGGCGTGATAGTGCTCGAGTTGCTGACACTGATGACACAAAGGATCTCCTATTTTATATGGAAAATATTCAACCCGACCGCAAAGACGATCATATTGCAGCCGCTAATGCTTTAAAGAAACGTTTCCATGACTACTTAAATATTGATATCAATGATTTAACCTTTCTAAATAAAGATAATCGTGAATTCGTCTTTTCAAAATAA
- a CDS encoding NAD(P)H-dependent oxidoreductase yields the protein MKTLVIVSHPEINNSQTQQFLLQGAKLQDVTWHHVEEISDLDVAQEQVLLRENDRIIFQFPLYWYAAPEGLKHWEDEVLTRNFVYGDGDDNLSDKEFGIVVSTGMPLKEFRRGGSENITIDQIMAPYFAIADRAKMKILPTFTIAQFQYMDEQQQMQLLIDYQRFLTQKYPDTLSNRQAWFEQEFADRFKNFNDTNCTECETVLNTFIQRREDLEQLKNTIDLIKQGEDE from the coding sequence TTGAAGACTTTAGTAATAGTTTCACACCCAGAAATTAATAATTCACAAACGCAGCAATTTTTATTGCAAGGTGCTAAGTTGCAAGATGTTACTTGGCATCATGTTGAGGAAATATCTGATTTAGATGTTGCTCAAGAACAAGTACTTTTACGGGAAAATGATCGAATTATTTTTCAGTTTCCACTATATTGGTATGCAGCTCCTGAAGGTTTGAAACATTGGGAGGACGAAGTTTTGACGCGAAATTTTGTCTATGGCGATGGTGATGATAATTTAAGTGATAAGGAATTCGGTATCGTTGTAAGTACCGGTATGCCTTTGAAGGAATTTCGTCGTGGTGGTAGTGAAAATATTACTATCGACCAAATAATGGCACCATATTTTGCAATTGCTGACCGTGCCAAAATGAAAATATTGCCAACTTTCACGATTGCACAATTCCAATACATGGATGAACAGCAACAAATGCAATTGTTGATTGATTATCAAAGATTTTTAACACAAAAGTATCCCGATACTTTAAGCAACCGTCAAGCATGGTTCGAGCAGGAATTTGCGGATCGGTTTAAGAACTTTAACGACACTAATTGTACTGAATGTGAAACGGTTTTGAATACTTTCATTCAACGTCGTGAAGATTTGGAACAGTTGAAGAATACGATTGATTTAATTAAGCAAGGGGAGGATGAGTAA
- a CDS encoding ACT domain-containing protein, with product MEKYYIVDSSILPESFDRVIKARNLLETKKVHNVSEAVKEVGISRGTYYKYKDLVFLPDDDMTDRKAVISMMLHHEQGILSKVLVDISESNASILTINQNIPIHNIATVVISLDISHLNGTIDDLLDKLKLSDFVDNVRLISIE from the coding sequence GTGGAAAAATATTATATTGTTGATAGCTCTATTTTACCTGAATCTTTTGATCGCGTAATTAAGGCACGGAACTTACTTGAAACCAAAAAGGTTCATAACGTTAGTGAAGCGGTCAAAGAGGTTGGTATCAGTCGTGGAACTTATTACAAATATAAAGATTTAGTCTTTTTACCTGATGATGATATGACAGATCGCAAAGCCGTTATTTCTATGATGCTTCATCATGAACAAGGTATTCTTTCAAAAGTTTTAGTTGATATCTCTGAATCTAACGCAAGTATCTTAACCATCAACCAAAATATTCCCATTCATAACATTGCAACGGTTGTTATTTCACTCGACATTAGCCACCTCAATGGCACAATTGACGACTTACTAGATAAATTAAAATTATCTGATTTTGTTGATAATGTCCGATTAATTTCAATCGAATAA
- a CDS encoding alpha/beta fold hydrolase, which yields MKKIKWVILLFATIIIALGTEQKVSASAEQRQMPTLFFHGFGGTVHSMDYLIDQSQRDGFATRTLTIVVTPKGKVLSYDNWPKSAKNPEIQVLFKNNHESDYHHTAIWIDSILQFLHKKYGVTRFNAVAHSWGNNAIMYYLENYSQKKGQPQIDSLVNIAAPMQVLNRNIYRRNDWRYSSQLSKDFNTYVEPNSTIRNLHIRELNIMGQLSPADHFDKAVPVSSAKSLRRVFKGPKQSYQARLFTGPRAEHSALTRRNPRVLHDIEHFLWTRN from the coding sequence ATGAAAAAAATCAAATGGGTTATATTATTGTTTGCAACAATTATCATTGCTTTGGGAACGGAACAAAAGGTATCAGCCAGTGCAGAGCAAAGACAGATGCCAACATTATTTTTTCATGGATTTGGTGGAACTGTTCATTCGATGGATTATTTAATCGACCAATCACAGCGCGATGGCTTCGCTACAAGGACCTTAACTATCGTTGTAACGCCGAAAGGGAAAGTTTTATCATATGATAATTGGCCTAAATCGGCTAAAAACCCTGAAATTCAAGTATTGTTCAAAAATAATCATGAGTCAGATTATCATCATACGGCCATATGGATTGACTCAATTTTACAGTTTTTGCATAAAAAATATGGTGTAACGCGTTTTAATGCCGTAGCCCACTCTTGGGGTAATAATGCCATTATGTATTATTTAGAAAATTACAGTCAAAAAAAGGGTCAACCGCAAATTGATTCACTCGTAAATATTGCGGCACCGATGCAAGTTTTGAATCGTAATATTTATCGCCGAAATGATTGGCGGTATTCAAGTCAGCTCAGCAAAGATTTTAATACCTATGTTGAACCTAACTCAACAATCCGTAATTTGCATATTCGGGAATTAAATATTATGGGACAATTAAGTCCAGCAGATCATTTTGATAAAGCAGTTCCCGTCTCATCGGCTAAATCTTTACGGAGAGTTTTTAAGGGACCTAAACAATCGTATCAAGCCCGATTATTTACTGGTCCACGAGCTGAGCATAGTGCTTTGACAAGACGGAATCCGAGAGTATTGCATGATATCGAACATTTTTTGTGGACAAGAAATTAG
- a CDS encoding C69 family dipeptidase, whose protein sequence is MKNTSSDCTEILVGKAASMDGSTIVARNEDGYAPINPIKFVAHEAKDQTDAVYISITTGVKVPLPDHAYRYTATPQADQSDGQYEEAGINEYNVGMSSTETTATNARVLGYDPLVHNGIDEEAMLTLVLPYVKTAKEGAIRLGALLEKYGTGECNSIAFNDKDEIWLLETAGGHHWAAMRLPDDTYAIVPNQTVMQEVDVNDTDNFLVATDLVEFVEKHHLNPQPGHFNFREIFGTQSEADAYYNTPRTWYGQKLFNPEIEQEPTAQDMPLLRKPDKKIAIEDVQYFLSSHYNGTKYDPFGTFASGTEKEQVQFRSIAMDRNQASSILQIRNDVDENHAAVQWLAMGLFAYSPYVPFYTNITDTPEDYKNTTNDVDINNVYWLEKTLSVMIEPHYHEYSDMIHAYLDGCQSYARQRIEVTDKVIDGFNDDVSGFLTESNLKTAAEISKRTHTLFDEIVKKGLNLSKTTWEKGQNL, encoded by the coding sequence ATGAAAAATACAAGTTCTGATTGTACTGAAATTCTAGTTGGTAAAGCCGCTAGTATGGATGGTTCCACTATTGTTGCCCGTAATGAAGACGGTTATGCACCAATTAATCCGATTAAATTTGTTGCTCATGAAGCAAAAGATCAAACTGATGCTGTTTATATCTCAATTACAACCGGCGTCAAAGTACCGCTACCTGATCACGCTTATCGTTACACCGCTACACCACAGGCTGACCAAAGTGATGGACAGTATGAAGAGGCTGGTATCAACGAGTATAACGTTGGAATGAGTTCAACTGAAACTACTGCTACAAATGCGCGAGTTTTAGGCTATGATCCACTAGTGCATAATGGTATCGATGAAGAAGCCATGTTAACGTTGGTTTTGCCATATGTTAAAACAGCTAAAGAAGGTGCTATTCGTTTGGGTGCCTTGTTAGAAAAATATGGTACTGGAGAATGCAATAGCATTGCTTTCAATGACAAAGATGAAATTTGGTTGCTAGAGACAGCCGGTGGTCATCACTGGGCTGCTATGCGTCTGCCAGATGATACTTATGCAATCGTTCCTAACCAAACTGTGATGCAAGAAGTTGATGTTAATGATACAGATAATTTCTTAGTTGCTACAGATTTAGTTGAGTTTGTCGAAAAGCATCATTTGAATCCACAACCAGGCCACTTTAATTTCCGTGAAATTTTTGGTACTCAAAGTGAGGCCGACGCGTACTACAACACACCACGTACTTGGTATGGTCAAAAATTGTTTAATCCTGAAATTGAACAAGAACCAACTGCTCAAGATATGCCTTTATTGAGAAAGCCTGATAAGAAGATTGCCATTGAAGATGTTCAATATTTCTTGTCATCACATTACAATGGTACAAAGTATGATCCATTTGGAACATTTGCTTCTGGAACTGAGAAAGAACAAGTTCAATTTCGTTCAATTGCTATGGATCGTAACCAAGCTTCATCAATTCTTCAAATTAGAAATGATGTTGATGAGAATCATGCCGCCGTTCAATGGTTAGCCATGGGACTCTTCGCTTATAGTCCTTATGTACCTTTCTATACGAATATTACGGATACACCTGAAGATTACAAGAATACAACCAATGACGTTGATATCAACAACGTGTACTGGTTGGAGAAGACATTGTCAGTCATGATTGAGCCACATTATCATGAATATTCAGATATGATTCATGCTTATTTAGATGGATGTCAATCGTATGCTCGTCAACGTATAGAAGTTACCGATAAAGTAATTGACGGATTTAACGACGATGTTTCAGGCTTCTTAACCGAAAGTAATTTGAAGACAGCCGCAGAAATTTCAAAACGTACACATACTTTATTTGATGAGATTGTGAAGAAAGGTTTGAATCTTTCTAAGACAACTTGGGAAAAAGGCCAAAACTTATAA
- a CDS encoding PTS sugar transporter subunit IIB, producing the protein MTKTIMLACAGGMSTSLLVTKMIAAAKAEKIDVNIFATASSAIPLEADTHHPSVILLGPQIQFLLDNIIKEVDVPVEVINMKDYGTMNGKNVLHQAMKLIN; encoded by the coding sequence ATGACTAAAACAATTATGTTAGCTTGTGCTGGAGGTATGTCCACCTCGTTACTGGTTACTAAAATGATTGCAGCTGCTAAGGCTGAGAAAATTGATGTTAATATTTTTGCCACAGCCAGTTCTGCAATTCCCCTTGAGGCTGACACCCATCATCCTTCTGTTATCTTGCTTGGACCACAAATACAATTCTTATTAGATAATATTATTAAAGAAGTCGATGTCCCTGTTGAAGTAATTAATATGAAAGATTATGGCACAATGAACGGCAAAAACGTTCTGCACCAAGCAATGAAATTGATTAACTAA